GCGATGGCCGAACTCGGGCCGCCGTCGAAGCCCCGGTACCCGGGTCTGACCTGGGTCGCGCCGTCACTGGCCGAAGCGTACTGCGGTTTGGTTCTCCTACAGGAACAGGCCGCAAGCCGAATCCGGCAGAACGAGGTCATCCTCCTGGTCCGCCGGAAGAACGACGACCGGGCCTCCTGAATCGCCGTTCACCGGCTCCACTCACCCGGCTCGCCGTTCACCGGCCCCACTCACCCGGCTCGCCGTTGACCGGCCGCACTCACCCGGCTCGTCATTGACCGGCGACGCTCATCTCCGTCACGCGCCGACCCGAGCGACCACCGCGTCCACGGCCGTCGTGCCGCCGGGCCCCACGATGACCGGATTGAACTCCAGCAGCGCCAGGTCCTCCTCACGAGCGAGCGCGGCGGCGCGGGTCGCGAGCGCCGCGAAGGCAGCGAGCGGTACCGGCGGCCGGCCCCGTCCACCGTTGAGCAGCGCGGCCCCCCGCAGCCGCCTTACCGCTGCCACGACCTGTTCCGGTGTGACGGGTAGCGGAAGCAGCACCGTGTCGTCCAGCACCTCCACCCAGGTGCCACCCATCGCCACCACCAGCACTGGCACGACCCCGTCCCGCCGCACGGCCACCATCATCTCCACCCCCGGCGGCGCCATCTCCTCCACGAGCAGCATCCCTTCCACCGGAAGGCCGAGCAGGCGGTCGGCGGCGGCCCGTACGTCCTCAGGACGGCGGACGTCGAGCACGACGGCCCCGATGTCGGCCTTGTGACCGATGTCCGGGCCGCTGAGCTTGACCGCCACCGGCACACCGAGGGCCGCCGCGACCGCCACGGCCTCGTCCGGCGTGCGCGCCGTACGTCCGGCCGGCACAGGAATGCCGTACGACCTGGCCAGCGCCTTCGCCTCATGCTCGGCCGGCCGCGACCCCGCGGCGGACCCCGCACGGGTGGCCGCCGCGGCGATCTCCCGCAGCCGTTCACCGCCGGCGGTACGGCGCAGCAGCGCTCCGGCGCAGCGGACCCCCTCGGTGAGCCCGGCGACCGGCGCGGCACCGTGACCGGTCAGGCGTTCCGCGACCTCCTCCGGCATGAGCTCGGGGAGGGTGGACGCGACCACAAGCCGTCCAGGCAGTGCTTCCGCCGCCGAGATGATCCCTTCCAAGGCCCCGTCCCACTCGGCGGCGGCCCCCTCCGGCACACTGGCCGGCCGGTCGTGACAGACCAGGACCGGCCCCACGGACGGGTCGCCGGCGGCGACCGTGATGAGCGCCGCCGTCCGCGCCGCGTCCCCGAAGATCACAGCCGTGTAGTCCAGCGGATTCCCCGGCGTCGCGGTCTCCGGCAACAAGTTCTGGAGCGCCACCCTGGTCGCCTCACTCAACGTCGCCAATGGCACCCCATGCCGCGCCGCCTCGTCTGCCGCCACCGCCGCGTCCCCGCCGGAACACGTGACGACAAGCACCCCCACCTCCGGCCCCCGCCGTTCACTCACCGCCACCCCGCGCTCGGCCCCCGGCACCTGTCCGGTGACCCGCACCCCGTGCTCGGCCTCCGGTACCTGATCGACGACTGGTGCCTCCCGTTCGGACTCAGGCGGCCGGCCCCACGCCGGCGTTCCGGACCCCGCGATCCCCGTCGGTCCAGGAGGCGCGGCGCAGGCAAGGGTCTTGGCGAGTTCGAGCAGCTCATGAGGATTGTGAGCCCACGCACCCCCCGCCTCCTCGACCAGAGCGCGCAGCACCCGCGCGTCCCCCGCCACCGCACCGGTATGAGCCGCCGCCGAAGCGGCCCCGAGCGCACTGCTGCCGCCTTGGAGGACAGCGACCCCGACCCCCCGATCGGCACACGCGGCCAGCGCCTCCGCCAGCCGCCTCCCGTCCCCGGCGTCCTCCAGGTACAGCCCCACGGCCCGTACCCCGTCACTGGCGGCGAGCGCCGCCAGATAGTCCGCGGCGCCGGCCACCGCCTGGTTCCCGCACGACACGACAGTGTGCAGCCGCAACCCACGAGCACTGAGCAGCGCGTTCACCGCGACGTTCCCGCTCTGCGACACCAGGGCCACCCCACCTGGCCGCCGCGTCACGTACGCGTCCCCCCACAGCGGCGCACGCGCCGCGACCGCCACGATCCCGTTCCCGTTCGGCCCGCACACCGGCATGTCGTACCGCGCCGCCGCCGCGACCAGCTCCTCCTGCAGCCGGACCCCTCCCGGGGTGGACGTCTCGGCGAAGCCGGCCGCGAACACCACCGCGCCGCCGCACCCACGCGCACCGGCCTCCGCCACCAGCCCCGGCACGGTGGCGGCGGGTGTGGCGATGACGGCGGCGTCCGGTGCGAGAGGCAGGTCCGCGATCCGCGGCACGCACGGCACCCCGTGCACCTCGGCCGCGGTGGGATGCACCCCGAACACCGGCCCGGGGAACCCGGCCGTCACCAGGTTGGCCACCGCGAGGTTCCCGTACGACCCGGGCCGTGTGGAGGCCCCGACCACCGCCACCGACCGCGGCCGAAGCAGACGTGCGAGATTCACATCCGCCAACCCTGACTGAGCATCCAGTCAGCGTCAAGCCTCCACCGCCTGCGACGGCGGCGCACAGGGAAACCTGCCGTCACGTCCGCCGTGACCTGCGGCGACTCCGGCGGCCGTACCGGAAACCCCTATTGTCGGCGAGAAAGTTTACGTTTAAATCCGTCCCCGAATGATCGGTCAGTTGCCTCCGCCAACCGATAGCGATTCGACTTTCCGGCGACGGACCGCGCATGTTCATGGTAATTTCCGGCGTCAAACAGAAAACTGGAAATCCAGACGGGGCGAGGGAACACGGGATGGTCCGGTGAGCGGCCTCAGGACAGGCCTGCGAATCATGACTGGCGCGGCGGGGATGGTGGCGGGTTCCGTGACGACCAACCAGGTGTTCGGCGACGGGGGGCTGAGCTGGGGATGGGCCTACGCCTCGGTCGCCGTGGCGGCGCTGAGCCTGTGGTCAGGCGAGATACTGGCGGGGGAGCGCAGGGAGGCGCCGCTGGTGCCGCAGGGCCGGCGCGGCACGTACGTGCGGCAGTTGCGGGACAACGTCCGCGCGATCGAGACAATTGGTGTGGCCACTAATCCCCCTTACGCGCTGCAATTACGGCAGGTATATGTAGACGTGAGCCTCGCTCTGAAACCGCCGCATGACAACGGACAATCTCCGCAGAACGCTCCGCCTGGCGAGCGCAGATCGCTGGAATCGTTCCTGCGCGGCGACACCAGCCCCGTCCTCGTCGTCAAAGGCGACCCCGGCTCGGGAAAGACCACCCTCGTCCGTCACACCGCGCAACGACTGAGCGGCCCCACCCGGCCCGGCATCCGCCGTCCGCTGCCGGTCCTGCTGTACCTGCGCGACCACGCCGCCGCCGTCACCGGCGACCAGCCCCCCACTCTCGGCGCCGCCGCCGTCGCCGCGGGCTGGCTCCACGGCAAGGTCCCCGCCTCCTGGGTGGAACGCCGCCTCGACCGCGGCGGCTGCGTCGTCATGCTCGACGGCCTCGACGAGGTCCCGGACGGCGTCGTGGCCTGGGTGCGGCGCCAGATCGAGCGCTACCCCCGCAACCGTTTCATCATCACGACCCGCTCCCACGGCTTCCACCCCGACGACCTGCCAGGCGCCGAGGTCCTCCAGGTCCGCAGGTTCACCGGCGAGCAGATCTCCCGCTTCCTGCACGGCTGGTACTACGCCATCGAATGCCGGGACACCGAAGCCACCGGCAGACAGGTCCGCGCCGCGGCCCGCGCCAAGGCCGACGATCTGATCGCACGCCTGCGCGCCACCCCGGCCCTGTACGAGCTGGCCGCCAACCCGCTGCTCCTCACCATGATCGCCAACGTGCACGCGTACCGGAACCAGCTCCCCGGCAGCCGCGCCGACCTGTACGCCGAGATGTGCGAGGTCCTGCTGCACCGCCGCCAGGAGGCCAAACGCCTGGCCGGCGCCACCGGCCTGCGCGGCCCGCAGAAAGAGAACGTCATGCGCCGCCTGGCCCTCGTCATGACCCGCGACCACGTCAACGACATCCCCGCGGCCGCCGCCGTCGGCGTCATCGAGGAGGCCCTGCGCCAGGTCTCCCCAGACGTACGGCCACGCGTCTTCCTGGCGGAGGTCGTCAGAAGCGGCCTGCTGGTCGAACGAGGCCCCGACCTGTACGCGTTCGTCCACCCCACGCTGCAGGAGTACCTCACCGCGGAGCAGATCCGCCGCCACCCCGAGCTCCTCGGCCTGCTCACCGGCAACGTCGACGACCCCTGGTGGCGCGAGACGACCCGACTGTGGGCCGCCGGCGCCGACGACGCCACCCCCGTCATCGCCGCCTGCATCGCCTCGGGAACCGTCCGCGCACTGGCCCTCGCGCTCGACTGCGCCGAGGAGGCCGTCGCCGTCGACCCCCGCACCAGGGCCGAGCTGGAAACCCTCCCCGCCGACACCGACCCCGGCGGCGAGGACGACGCGCGCCGCCGCCTCATCACCGGCGTCAAGGCCTCCCGCGCACTGCGCGACGTCATCGTCCTCGGCGAAGGCACCGCCGTCTGCGCGCACCCCGTGACCCGCGAGCTATGGGCCCTGTTCACCAAGGACCGCAAGGCGTCCGGCAGGCACATCCCCCGGGACGACGATCCCGCGCCTGGCCAGGAGACCGACCCCGCCACCGGCATGTGGGCCGTGGACGTGACCCGTTTCGTCACCTGGCTCAACACCCACTTCGACGACGGCACCGTCTACCGCCTCCCCACCACCGCCGAACTGTCCGACCCCGCCGCCGGCCTCGTCACCGGCGTGGCGGGCCACACCATCTGGGCCCACGGCGAGACCCGACCCCGCCTGCACCGGCCCGACGGAGTCCCCTGGCCGTACGACGTCCCCCCACGACCCCTGCGCCGCCGGCCCGCCGCCGACCGCGCCGCCACCACCCCGTACCTGCGCATCGTGGTCCGCAGCCGCGCTCTGGACGGCGGCGTCGGCTCCGCCGGCCTCCTCGACCTCGGCCGGGACGGCCGCCTCACCCCCGACCGCGTGGAACGATTACCCCGCATGATCTCCTGGGCCGACGCCATGCAGGTACGCGAACTGGCCCGCGACCTCGCACGCGAACTCCACGTCCGCGTCGACGGCCCCACCAGGGACCTCCACACCGACTCGGCCCTCGACCACGCCGGCCTCACCGGCTTCCGTCCCACCACCCTCGACGCCTTCCAGCTCCTCGTGGCCTGCCGCGCCATGACCCGGCCCCGCAGATCACGCACCGGCGAGGAACTGGCCGACTTCGACACCTACCTCAGAGACCTGGTCTGCGGCCCCCTGAAGTCCCGCGACACCACGCGCAGACCCCCCGACGTCCTGACCCGCCGCGCACTCGACCTGCTGCACGACATCCCCGGCGACCACGACGAACCCATGGCCACAGCGGTCGGCCTGGCCGGCACCGTCCACACGACCGTCACCCCGATCCTGGACCGCTCGTCCCCCTACGACAAGACGACCCTGACCTGCGCACGCGTCGAACTCCTCGCCGTACTGGCCGTCCTCGCCACCCCGGCCGTGTCCGCACAGGTCACCAAGGCAGGCGTACCCGCCGTCGTCCCGAGGGTCGCCGTGACCCTGGCCGAGGCGTACCGCGGCCTGGTGGCCCTCCAAGAACGAGCCGCAGGCCGCCTCCCGGCGAACGAGGTCCTCCTCCTCGTCCGCCAGTGACGGCCACTGTAGGTCACCAAAAGCGATTGAAGACACACGCATAGTCACCATAGGCTCAACCGCGCGGACCGTCCGCTCCTCGCGGCGGCAACGGGGCCGGTGGCCGGCCGATCATGGTCCCGTCCGGCCACCGGCGGGTCCACCCCGCCACCAGCCCTCAACGTCGGACCGCCTCCCGCGCGCCACCGCTCAGCGCCGCCGGCCGGCGACCATGTCAGGCCGCTTCCAGCGCGGCACCGTCCGTCCCGATCCAGCGTCGACGGCCGGCCACGTCAGGTGGCCTCCTGTGCGGCGACCGACGCACCGGCATCCGGCGCATCCGTCTCCGGCCCGCCGGCCACCACCTCCTCAGGCGGATCGCTGAGCTGGTCACGCAGGTAGTTCCACACCACAGCGATCAACGCCGCCACCGGCACGGCCAGCAGGCTCCCCACGATCCCCGCGAGATTCCCCCCGAGCGTCACCGCCAGCAACACCACCGCCGCGTGCAGCCCGAGCCCCCGGCTCTGCACCATCGGCTGGAACACGTTCCCCTCAAGCTGCTGCACGGCCACGATGATGGCCAGCACGATCAGCGCATCCGTCCACCCGTTCGACACCAGCGCGATGAGAACAGCGACGAACCCCGCGAACAGCGCACCGACAATAGGAATGAACGCCGACACAAAGGTCAGCACCGCCAGCGGAAGCACCAACGGCACCCCCACGATCCACAACCCCAGCCCGATGAACACCGCGTCGAGCAACCCCACAAAGGCCTGCGACCGCACGAACGACCCGAGCGTGTCCCAGCTCCGCTCACCCACGACCAGCACGTCCGTCGCCAGCCGTCCAGGAAGCTGACGCGCCAGCCACGGCAGGAACCGCGGCCCGTCCTTGAGGAAGAAGAACATCAGGAACAAG
The window above is part of the Sphaerisporangium rubeum genome. Proteins encoded here:
- a CDS encoding NACHT domain-containing protein: MTTNQVFGDGGLSWGWAYASVAVAALSLWSGEILAGERREAPLVPQGRRGTYVRQLRDNVRAIETIGVATNPPYALQLRQVYVDVSLALKPPHDNGQSPQNAPPGERRSLESFLRGDTSPVLVVKGDPGSGKTTLVRHTAQRLSGPTRPGIRRPLPVLLYLRDHAAAVTGDQPPTLGAAAVAAGWLHGKVPASWVERRLDRGGCVVMLDGLDEVPDGVVAWVRRQIERYPRNRFIITTRSHGFHPDDLPGAEVLQVRRFTGEQISRFLHGWYYAIECRDTEATGRQVRAAARAKADDLIARLRATPALYELAANPLLLTMIANVHAYRNQLPGSRADLYAEMCEVLLHRRQEAKRLAGATGLRGPQKENVMRRLALVMTRDHVNDIPAAAAVGVIEEALRQVSPDVRPRVFLAEVVRSGLLVERGPDLYAFVHPTLQEYLTAEQIRRHPELLGLLTGNVDDPWWRETTRLWAAGADDATPVIAACIASGTVRALALALDCAEEAVAVDPRTRAELETLPADTDPGGEDDARRRLITGVKASRALRDVIVLGEGTAVCAHPVTRELWALFTKDRKASGRHIPRDDDPAPGQETDPATGMWAVDVTRFVTWLNTHFDDGTVYRLPTTAELSDPAAGLVTGVAGHTIWAHGETRPRLHRPDGVPWPYDVPPRPLRRRPAADRAATTPYLRIVVRSRALDGGVGSAGLLDLGRDGRLTPDRVERLPRMISWADAMQVRELARDLARELHVRVDGPTRDLHTDSALDHAGLTGFRPTTLDAFQLLVACRAMTRPRRSRTGEELADFDTYLRDLVCGPLKSRDTTRRPPDVLTRRALDLLHDIPGDHDEPMATAVGLAGTVHTTVTPILDRSSPYDKTTLTCARVELLAVLAVLATPAVSAQVTKAGVPAVVPRVAVTLAEAYRGLVALQERAAGRLPANEVLLLVRQ
- a CDS encoding acetate--CoA ligase family protein gives rise to the protein MNLARLLRPRSVAVVGASTRPGSYGNLAVANLVTAGFPGPVFGVHPTAAEVHGVPCVPRIADLPLAPDAAVIATPAATVPGLVAEAGARGCGGAVVFAAGFAETSTPGGVRLQEELVAAAARYDMPVCGPNGNGIVAVAARAPLWGDAYVTRRPGGVALVSQSGNVAVNALLSARGLRLHTVVSCGNQAVAGAADYLAALAASDGVRAVGLYLEDAGDGRRLAEALAACADRGVGVAVLQGGSSALGAASAAAHTGAVAGDARVLRALVEEAGGAWAHNPHELLELAKTLACAAPPGPTGIAGSGTPAWGRPPESEREAPVVDQVPEAEHGVRVTGQVPGAERGVAVSERRGPEVGVLVVTCSGGDAAVAADEAARHGVPLATLSEATRVALQNLLPETATPGNPLDYTAVIFGDAARTAALITVAAGDPSVGPVLVCHDRPASVPEGAAAEWDGALEGIISAAEALPGRLVVASTLPELMPEEVAERLTGHGAAPVAGLTEGVRCAGALLRRTAGGERLREIAAAATRAGSAAGSRPAEHEAKALARSYGIPVPAGRTARTPDEAVAVAAALGVPVAVKLSGPDIGHKADIGAVVLDVRRPEDVRAAADRLLGLPVEGMLLVEEMAPPGVEMMVAVRRDGVVPVLVVAMGGTWVEVLDDTVLLPLPVTPEQVVAAVRRLRGAALLNGGRGRPPVPLAAFAALATRAAALAREEDLALLEFNPVIVGPGGTTAVDAVVARVGA
- a CDS encoding AI-2E family transporter — its product is MLLVVVMTVVTLWVLGQMWSVLWPLVIALLLTTLTWPVTRFLRGLGWPPALAASVVTVLFLLLMAGTVVLIAVPVASQAGELATGVGNGIQQLRNWAAGPPFNIGADQVSTALDAAVKRIQDSVGSIVTATLTGVGTVVNGLVTTVLALFLMFFFLKDGPRFLPWLARQLPGRLATDVLVVGERSWDTLGSFVRSQAFVGLLDAVFIGLGLWIVGVPLVLPLAVLTFVSAFIPIVGALFAGFVAVLIALVSNGWTDALIVLAIIVAVQQLEGNVFQPMVQSRGLGLHAAVVLLAVTLGGNLAGIVGSLLAVPVAALIAVVWNYLRDQLSDPPEEVVAGGPETDAPDAGASVAAQEAT